From a single Gimesia fumaroli genomic region:
- the msrA gene encoding peptide-methionine (S)-S-oxide reductase MsrA → MTFSHLPLLVLIGFSLTTLLTLMSGCEKSLSPEDRPVAVADEQPQQEQTALLEQTDSKSSPAAQEEMGLEVVTLGSGCFWCTEAVFRELKGVKSAVSGYSGGQVPNPTYKAVCNGTTGHAEVIQVTFDPKVIPFTDILKAFWETHDPTTLNRQGADVGTQYRSAIFYHNEKQKAEATAYKKQLDASGQFKNPIVTEITAFEKFYPAENYHQDYFKLNPGNQYCQYVIRPKLEKFRSKFADKLKKEESTEK, encoded by the coding sequence ATGACGTTCTCTCATTTACCGCTGCTGGTTCTCATTGGCTTTTCACTCACCACTCTGCTGACCCTGATGAGCGGCTGTGAGAAATCGCTCTCACCGGAAGACCGCCCCGTGGCTGTCGCCGACGAACAGCCCCAGCAAGAGCAAACGGCACTCCTGGAACAGACTGACTCAAAGTCCTCCCCCGCGGCCCAGGAAGAGATGGGCCTCGAAGTCGTCACTCTCGGCTCTGGCTGCTTCTGGTGCACCGAAGCGGTCTTCCGCGAACTGAAAGGCGTCAAGTCGGCCGTCTCCGGTTATTCTGGGGGCCAGGTTCCCAATCCGACCTACAAAGCGGTCTGCAACGGCACCACAGGCCACGCCGAAGTGATTCAGGTCACCTTCGATCCCAAAGTAATTCCCTTCACCGATATCCTCAAAGCCTTCTGGGAAACACACGACCCGACTACGTTAAATCGCCAGGGAGCCGACGTCGGCACACAGTACCGCTCCGCCATCTTCTATCATAATGAAAAACAGAAAGCAGAAGCGACCGCCTACAAAAAACAGCTCGATGCCTCAGGCCAGTTCAAAAACCCGATCGTCACCGAGATCACGGCTTTCGAGAAATTTTATCCCGCCGAAAATTATCACCAGGACTATTTCAAGCTCAATCCCGGCAATCAGTACTGCCAGTACGTCATCCGCCCC
- a CDS encoding acyltransferase family protein — translation MNPPSALVTPEAPVLPLETVPAGTGTTRFYYMDSLRSILMMLGVVLHGALIYSAGDHWIVSDSHKSEFFNILGSVIHAFRMPTFFIIAGFFSMMSLKKYGVGTFAKIRLTRILVPLCATALTINTIELYFRTTVIQQQPMSFMHFVVYELPQKWISGAWVSHLWFLLTLLQFFAVGIALFAISSKVTETGRLNRVLAPFRKNCYFLLLLPFSDLAWSIIDKLDPSLSHGSHFSGLFNVEDFILFLPYFLVGLWLYRDKVLQQQFHSIARWEWYALALSLVVQYVESNAHGLNPESVLRIYSASLICTLSSHICYVLFYKFMNRNSQFFRYLSDASYSIYLFHHLCVIVFGYLLLNVSIAIGYKFLAVEIATISLTLAIHHFLILRFRPLRFLFNGK, via the coding sequence ATGAATCCCCCCAGTGCTTTAGTAACTCCGGAAGCACCCGTTTTACCCCTGGAGACTGTGCCAGCGGGCACAGGTACTACCCGCTTTTACTATATGGACTCCCTGCGTTCTATTCTGATGATGCTGGGAGTCGTCTTGCACGGCGCACTCATCTATTCCGCTGGTGACCACTGGATTGTGTCCGACTCGCACAAGTCCGAATTTTTTAACATTCTCGGCTCCGTCATCCATGCCTTTCGTATGCCCACCTTCTTTATCATTGCCGGCTTCTTCTCGATGATGAGTCTCAAAAAATACGGTGTCGGCACATTTGCAAAGATCCGCCTGACGCGCATCCTGGTCCCCTTGTGTGCGACGGCACTGACCATTAACACGATTGAGCTCTATTTCAGAACCACCGTCATTCAACAACAGCCGATGTCCTTTATGCACTTTGTAGTCTATGAACTCCCGCAAAAATGGATCTCCGGCGCCTGGGTCTCACATCTCTGGTTCCTGCTGACACTGCTCCAGTTCTTCGCTGTCGGCATCGCACTCTTTGCCATCAGCAGTAAAGTTACGGAAACCGGCAGACTCAACCGCGTTCTCGCTCCGTTTCGAAAAAACTGCTACTTCCTGCTGTTACTTCCGTTCTCTGATCTCGCCTGGAGCATCATCGACAAACTGGATCCCTCGCTCTCTCATGGATCACATTTTTCCGGACTGTTTAACGTTGAGGATTTTATCCTCTTCCTCCCCTACTTTCTTGTCGGCCTCTGGCTCTATCGTGACAAGGTACTCCAGCAACAGTTTCACTCGATCGCCCGCTGGGAATGGTACGCCCTGGCACTCTCACTTGTGGTTCAATATGTCGAGTCAAATGCTCACGGCTTGAACCCGGAAAGTGTATTACGCATTTATTCAGCCAGCCTGATCTGCACTCTCTCCAGTCACATCTGTTATGTCCTGTTTTATAAGTTCATGAACCGGAATTCTCAGTTCTTCCGCTATCTTTCCGACGCCTCGTATTCGATCTACCTATTTCACCATCTCTGTGTGATTGTGTTCGGCTATCTCCTGCTGAATGTCAGTATCGCCATCGGCTACAAGTTTCTCGCCGTCGAAATTGCCACAATCTCCCTGACACTGGCCATCCACCATTTCCTGATCCTCCGCTTCAGACCGTTGCGTTTCCTGTTTAACGGAAAATAA
- a CDS encoding ferrochelatase produces MNDAYDAILVVSFGGPEGPDDVIPFLENVLRGKNVPRERMLEVSEHYQQFGGVSPINSQNRALIAALEQELAAHGPHLPIYWGNRNWAPLLADTLDEMKQAGVKRALAFFTSAFSSYSGCRQYREDIQRAQEQVGEGAPEVEKLRMFFNHPGFIEATVERTEEVLQQIPEDRRDKATILYSAHSIPLAMAAGCKYEVQLKEAARLVSERLGEHPSHLVYQSRSGPPHQPWLEPDICDFIKELGAQGDIDDIVIVPIGFVSDHMEVLFDLDTEAKDVGKELGINVLRAKTVGVHPRFITMIRELIEERISGTDEQPALGEMGASHDVCPVDCCLRVTELKR; encoded by the coding sequence ATGAACGATGCTTATGATGCGATTTTAGTTGTCTCCTTTGGTGGGCCAGAAGGCCCCGATGACGTGATCCCGTTTCTGGAAAATGTACTGCGTGGGAAAAATGTGCCGCGCGAACGGATGCTGGAAGTCTCCGAACATTATCAGCAATTTGGGGGCGTGAGTCCGATCAATTCGCAGAACCGGGCGTTGATTGCCGCACTGGAACAGGAACTGGCTGCACATGGTCCACATCTCCCCATTTATTGGGGCAACCGAAACTGGGCGCCCCTCCTTGCGGATACACTGGATGAAATGAAACAGGCGGGAGTGAAACGGGCATTGGCTTTTTTTACATCTGCCTTCAGTTCGTATTCGGGCTGTCGCCAGTATCGGGAAGATATTCAACGGGCGCAGGAGCAGGTTGGGGAAGGGGCGCCTGAAGTTGAGAAATTGCGAATGTTTTTCAACCATCCCGGGTTTATCGAAGCGACGGTCGAGCGGACGGAAGAAGTGCTGCAGCAGATTCCAGAGGACCGGCGCGACAAGGCAACAATCTTGTATTCCGCGCATAGTATTCCGCTGGCGATGGCTGCGGGGTGTAAGTATGAAGTGCAGTTGAAAGAAGCAGCGAGGCTCGTTAGTGAGCGATTGGGGGAGCATCCCTCGCATCTGGTGTATCAGAGCCGAAGTGGTCCGCCACACCAGCCCTGGTTAGAGCCTGATATCTGTGACTTCATCAAAGAACTGGGAGCGCAGGGAGATATTGATGACATCGTGATCGTTCCCATCGGTTTTGTATCGGACCACATGGAAGTCCTGTTTGATCTGGATACCGAAGCGAAGGATGTCGGGAAGGAATTGGGGATCAACGTGCTGCGCGCGAAAACCGTGGGTGTGCATCCCCGGTTTATCACGATGATCCGTGAACTGATCGAAGAGCGCATCAGTGGAACCGACGAGCAGCCTGCGCTGGGAGAGATGGGGGCCAGCCACGATGTCTGTCCGGTTGACTGCTGTCTGCGTGTCACTGAACTCAAACGCTAA
- a CDS encoding DUF1559 domain-containing protein: MSTSRKRGFTLIELLVVIAIITILIALLLPAVQQAREAARRSTCKNNLKQIGVALHNYLDTHRTLPYGHMEVQPGNYSSSAPYLTYHWRDTWAHQILPFVDQAPLYQKYTEDPATHVHIVSNPEVYKAVVPVYLCPSDPSTPGNADAAGRSQGSYIGCAGNEATTNGKNLNGVFSENSKALMRDMRDGSSNTIMVSEIVIRGNAATTTYWGCPGCYGIGGAHGEMTFTTREVPNTPVPDQNYSCKSTTWPNAPCVVNTGVKYNFARSYHIGGVHALLGDGAVRFISSNIDRPTFQHLGDKNDGEVLGEF; the protein is encoded by the coding sequence ATGTCTACGTCTCGTAAGCGAGGTTTTACCCTGATTGAGTTATTGGTCGTGATTGCCATTATCACGATTTTGATTGCACTGTTGTTGCCCGCCGTCCAGCAGGCACGAGAAGCGGCCCGGCGGTCCACGTGTAAAAACAATTTGAAACAGATTGGAGTGGCGTTACATAATTATCTCGACACACACCGCACGCTGCCTTACGGGCATATGGAAGTCCAGCCGGGAAATTATAGTTCGTCAGCACCTTATTTAACGTATCACTGGCGCGACACCTGGGCACATCAAATCTTGCCATTCGTCGATCAGGCACCCCTGTATCAGAAATATACCGAGGATCCGGCGACGCACGTGCATATTGTCTCAAACCCGGAAGTTTATAAAGCCGTTGTTCCGGTTTATCTGTGTCCGTCAGATCCTTCAACCCCGGGTAATGCCGATGCAGCCGGACGATCTCAAGGGAGCTATATTGGCTGTGCCGGGAATGAAGCAACGACGAACGGTAAAAACTTAAATGGTGTTTTTTCGGAGAATTCGAAAGCCCTGATGCGTGATATGCGAGACGGTTCTTCGAATACGATTATGGTCTCCGAGATTGTGATTCGCGGAAATGCGGCAACAACAACGTATTGGGGTTGTCCCGGCTGCTATGGGATTGGCGGGGCGCATGGGGAGATGACGTTCACGACACGGGAGGTGCCAAATACGCCTGTGCCCGATCAGAACTACTCGTGTAAATCGACGACCTGGCCGAATGCGCCTTGCGTTGTGAACACGGGCGTCAAATATAATTTTGCCCGCAGTTATCATATCGGGGGCGTGCATGCACTGCTCGGCGATGGCGCGGTTCGCTTTATCTCATCTAATATTGACCGTCCGACATTCCAGCATCTGGGAGATAAAAACGACGGCGAAGTTCTGGGCGAATTCTAA
- a CDS encoding DEAD/DEAH box helicase, producing the protein MNTFQELELIAPVQRALAEENYKTPTPIQAKTIPAALQGNDILGCAQTGTGKTAALALPILNRLGKNSRKAPPNRPFALVLAPTRELAIQIGESFETYGRHLRLRHVLVYGGVSQGNQVRALNRGAHVLIATPGRLLDLMNQGHINLEHLETFVLDEADRMLDMGFLPDLKRIISQLPAKRQSLFFSATLAPKITELAQSLLKNPVSVNVTPKTTSVKKIKQQLMHVEYNKKQPLLQKILESDGVERALVFIRTKRTANMLAQRLMRAGFKATAIHGNKSQNARQQALEAFRSKKVQVLVATDVAARGIDIEGITHVINFDLPVEAESYVHRIGRTGRAGAEGIAISFCSGNERNELRSIEKLIGHKIPVSAEHRQSDVRPVKADLEPRTRKGAPRQRVGAKGARPERRTRRRSASSATAKPKQGQKQTKWRHLKPNAKQTS; encoded by the coding sequence TTGAATACTTTTCAAGAACTCGAATTAATTGCGCCAGTCCAACGTGCACTGGCCGAAGAAAACTACAAAACACCAACCCCCATTCAGGCAAAGACCATTCCCGCTGCACTCCAGGGAAACGACATTCTCGGCTGTGCGCAAACCGGAACCGGAAAAACAGCTGCACTGGCACTGCCGATTCTAAATCGCCTGGGGAAAAACAGCCGCAAAGCGCCCCCGAATCGACCGTTTGCTCTCGTATTGGCTCCCACGCGAGAACTGGCAATTCAGATTGGCGAAAGCTTCGAGACATACGGCCGGCATCTCCGTTTGCGTCATGTTCTCGTTTATGGAGGCGTCAGCCAGGGGAATCAGGTACGAGCATTGAATCGAGGCGCCCATGTACTGATCGCGACTCCGGGACGTTTGCTCGATCTCATGAACCAGGGGCACATCAATCTCGAACACCTGGAAACGTTCGTGCTGGACGAAGCCGACCGCATGCTCGACATGGGCTTCCTTCCCGACCTCAAACGGATCATCAGCCAACTGCCGGCGAAACGACAGTCTCTATTCTTTTCAGCAACACTGGCACCTAAGATCACCGAACTGGCGCAAAGCCTGCTGAAGAATCCGGTCAGTGTTAACGTAACGCCTAAGACCACCAGCGTCAAAAAGATCAAGCAGCAGTTGATGCATGTGGAATACAACAAAAAACAGCCGCTACTGCAGAAAATTCTGGAGAGCGACGGTGTCGAGCGGGCGCTGGTGTTTATCCGAACCAAACGGACGGCCAACATGCTGGCCCAGCGGCTGATGCGCGCCGGCTTCAAAGCCACCGCCATCCATGGTAATAAATCTCAAAATGCCCGGCAGCAGGCGTTAGAAGCATTCCGCAGTAAAAAGGTGCAGGTGCTTGTCGCGACCGACGTCGCCGCCCGGGGAATTGACATTGAAGGCATCACGCATGTGATCAACTTCGACCTTCCCGTGGAAGCCGAATCCTATGTGCATCGCATTGGCCGAACCGGACGCGCCGGTGCAGAGGGCATTGCCATTTCGTTCTGCAGCGGCAACGAACGGAATGAGCTGCGATCCATTGAAAAATTGATTGGCCATAAAATTCCGGTCTCAGCCGAACATCGACAATCCGACGTGCGGCCCGTTAAAGCCGATTTGGAACCCCGCACCCGCAAAGGTGCTCCGAGACAAAGAGTCGGTGCCAAAGGCGCTCGCCCAGAGCGACGTACACGACGCCGTTCCGCATCCTCAGCCACTGCTAAACCAAAGCAGGGACAGAAACAAACCAAGTGGCGGCACCTCAAGCCAAATGCAAAACAGACCAGCTAA
- a CDS encoding DUF1501 domain-containing protein, producing the protein MLTILGKPTAKRGQFCDGVSRRSFLKIGGMALGGISLPGTLRAEKESQTGSNHKAIINIYMPGGPSHIDLWDPKPEAPTEIRGEFNAIQTNVPGIQICELFPRMAAMMDKFVPVRSLSDADGRHDAYQCMTGRKFGSRQPPGGWPAAGAFVSNLQGPVNAAVPSNVALMYKTGNGTWGQPGTGGFLGVQHAPFNLVGRKARSSPENMVLQGITLERLRDRVKLQKAFDTFRREADTSGLMESMDVYSQQAMNILTTPQLADALDLSKEDPEILARYGKSDETFQRDGAPRMIENFCLARRLVEAGARFVSLNYSRWDWHGPDGMNFPKSREEFPLLDQGLSALVTDLHERGLDKDVSVVVWGEFGRTPKINQNNSRDHWPKVSCAMLAGGGMNTGQVIGKTNRKGEYAIDRPVKFQEVFATLYHQIGLDLNGTRIFDTSGTPQYLVDQGIEPLRELI; encoded by the coding sequence ATGCTGACGATTCTTGGAAAACCGACTGCGAAGCGCGGTCAATTTTGTGATGGCGTTTCCCGCCGCAGCTTCCTGAAAATCGGGGGCATGGCTCTGGGGGGAATTTCATTACCAGGCACATTACGAGCTGAAAAAGAAAGCCAGACCGGCAGCAATCACAAAGCGATCATCAATATCTACATGCCCGGCGGGCCGTCACACATTGATCTGTGGGATCCCAAGCCGGAAGCGCCGACGGAAATTCGCGGCGAGTTCAACGCCATTCAAACCAACGTGCCCGGGATTCAGATCTGTGAACTGTTCCCGCGGATGGCGGCAATGATGGACAAGTTCGTTCCGGTGCGTTCGCTCTCCGACGCCGACGGCAGGCATGATGCCTATCAGTGTATGACCGGGCGCAAATTCGGCAGTCGTCAACCCCCCGGAGGCTGGCCGGCAGCAGGAGCCTTTGTTTCGAATCTGCAGGGCCCCGTCAACGCGGCGGTCCCCTCGAATGTGGCGCTGATGTATAAAACAGGGAACGGCACCTGGGGCCAACCCGGCACAGGTGGCTTTCTGGGCGTGCAGCATGCGCCATTTAATCTGGTGGGACGCAAAGCCCGCAGTTCACCGGAAAACATGGTTTTGCAGGGGATCACCCTCGAACGGTTGCGCGATCGGGTGAAGCTGCAGAAGGCCTTCGATACATTCCGTCGCGAAGCTGACACGTCGGGCTTAATGGAAAGTATGGACGTGTATTCGCAGCAGGCGATGAATATTCTGACCACGCCGCAACTGGCGGATGCATTGGATCTATCGAAAGAAGATCCAGAGATTCTCGCTCGCTACGGCAAGAGCGACGAAACCTTCCAGCGCGACGGTGCGCCGCGGATGATTGAGAACTTCTGTCTGGCGCGACGTCTGGTCGAAGCGGGGGCACGGTTTGTATCACTCAACTATAGTCGCTGGGACTGGCATGGCCCGGACGGCATGAATTTTCCCAAGTCGCGTGAAGAGTTTCCACTTCTCGATCAGGGCTTGTCGGCACTGGTGACCGACCTGCACGAACGGGGCCTCGATAAAGATGTTTCCGTTGTGGTCTGGGGCGAATTCGGACGGACGCCGAAGATCAATCAGAATAACAGCCGTGACCACTGGCCGAAGGTTTCGTGTGCGATGCTTGCAGGCGGCGGAATGAACACGGGCCAGGTGATCGGCAAGACGAACCGCAAAGGAGAGTATGCGATCGACAGGCCAGTCAAGTTCCAGGAAGTCTTTGCGACGCTGTACCATCAGATCGGTCTGGACCTGAACGGCACCCGCATCTTCGATACCAGCGGCACGCCGCAGTATCTGGTGGATCAGGGAATTGAACCGCTGCGCGAGTTGATTTAA
- a CDS encoding DUF1501 domain-containing protein, which translates to MINPAKNCKAIINIYLPGGPSHIDLYDPKIDAPIEIHGAIKPIQTNVPGI; encoded by the coding sequence ATGATCAACCCAGCAAAAAATTGTAAAGCAATCATCAATATCTATCTGCCTGGTGGTCCGTCACACATCGATCTGTACGATCCCAAGATAGACGCCCCGATTGAAATCCACGGCGCGATTAAGCCGATTCAAACCAACGTTCCCGGGATCTAG
- a CDS encoding SGNH/GDSL hydrolase family protein, translating into MFKYCLLYFTFCLYSLPANTFAAEVINAGVGGNRSSQLLKRLDRDVLAKDPSVVVLMVGTNDRLNSGGFIDIKDYQKNVNTLIDKIDGSGAKVLLMTPPPCIPELLFSRHDSKKYADQSPNERMQEVRSVLLDISKKRKIPLVDFHDYLIEHNIADNNKTSVLRNPANSGIKDGVHLTPAGYQLLSKLVTEKLASEKLDTTKIICFGDSLTKGSAKANYPAYLGEILAKPKK; encoded by the coding sequence ATGTTCAAATACTGCCTGTTGTACTTCACCTTTTGTCTGTACAGTCTCCCCGCAAACACATTCGCCGCGGAAGTCATCAATGCCGGCGTGGGTGGGAATCGCAGTTCGCAACTGCTAAAACGTCTCGATCGGGATGTACTCGCGAAAGATCCCAGTGTGGTCGTACTGATGGTCGGCACCAACGACCGCCTCAACTCGGGCGGCTTCATCGACATCAAAGACTACCAAAAAAATGTCAACACGTTGATTGACAAAATAGACGGAAGCGGCGCCAAGGTCCTCTTGATGACGCCCCCGCCCTGCATCCCGGAATTACTCTTCAGCCGCCATGATTCGAAAAAGTACGCCGATCAGTCCCCGAATGAACGAATGCAGGAAGTCCGCTCCGTTCTGCTTGACATTTCGAAAAAACGAAAGATCCCCCTCGTCGATTTCCATGACTACCTGATCGAGCACAACATCGCCGACAACAACAAAACCAGCGTCCTCCGCAACCCCGCCAACAGTGGCATCAAAGACGGCGTGCACCTGACGCCCGCCGGCTATCAACTCCTGTCAAAACTGGTGACAGAGAAACTGGCTTCCGAAAAACTGGATACCACAAAAATCATCTGCTTCGGCGACAGCCTGACAAAAGGTTCCGCCAAAGCAAACTACCCGGCTTATCTTGGAGAGATACTGGCGAAGCCGAAAAAATAA